Part of the Oncorhynchus kisutch isolate 150728-3 linkage group LG2, Okis_V2, whole genome shotgun sequence genome, agaatggccttagtgactttcaacatggcacaatCACagtatgccacctttccaacaagtcaatttgtcaaatttctgcccctgttaactgtaagtgctgttattgtgaagttgaaacgtctaggagcaacaacggcttagctgcgaagtggtaggccaaacaatctcacagaacgggactgctgagtgctgaagtgtAACGTGTAAccattgtctgtcctcagttaaACACTCACTACAGActtctaaactgcctctggaagcaacatcagcacaataactgtttgtcgggagcttcattaaatgtgtttccatggccgacaatctgcacacaagcctaatatcaccatgcgcaatgccaagcgtcggttggagttgtgtaaagctcgccaccattggactctggagcagtagcaACGCGTTCTCTGCAGTGATGAATAactcttccccatctggcagtccaatggacaaatctgggctgccaggagaacgctacctgcccgaatagaTAGTGCCAACTGTCTTAATGctgaaatcttaatgctacagcatataaagacattttagacgattctgtgcttccaactttgtggcaacagtttggggaaggccctttcctgtttcagcataacaatacaataacaataacaaagcaaggtccatacagaaatggtttgtcgaggtcggtgtggaagaacaAAGAATGTccggcacagagccctgacctcaaccacttcaaacacctttgggatgatttggaagccaggcctaatccccaacatcagtgcccaatttaactaatgctcttgtggctgaaagggaaaaagtccctgcagcaatgtttcaacatctagtggaaagacttcccagatgagtggaggctgttatagcaggaaaggggggaccaactccaaaataatgtccatgattttggaatgagatgttcgacgagcaggtgtccacatacttttgtagtaTATGTTCCACTTTTCTAAATGTTTTCCTGTCCGCCATCTTACCCCCACCCCATGACCACTCCATAAGCTATTATTTTACCAGTCTGTCTTGTAGACTCATACACTGTGGCTGGGCTCACCACTATTCTTGTGATACATTGTTGCCAAAATATCCGTTATAGCCTTAACCCTACTGAAGCAGAAATATAGCTAGGTTGACTGAAGTTATAAAAACAGGCTACCTTGAAGGACACCATCATATTTTGCCTGTAGCAAGTTGAACTTCTACAAATGTGAAAGGATTAAAGAGATGATAATGTCAAGTTAAATTCAGTTATGATTAAGGTGTTgatgatgtggtggtggtgatgattggCCTAGAAATGGTTGGAAAAAAAGGTTTAACCCCAGTTGAAATGAGAGGGGGAATCAAATTGTTAATTGCTTCCTCCATCATTGATCTAATACCATTGGACAGGTCAAAGCAATACAGTATGAATTGATATACAATCTGTAAATTAAAAAACATGTCAGGGATAATCCTAAATAGATAGGGAGGGATTTTTGACACAAGGCGGGGGATTTATTTTCAAAATTACATTTCCATTTAATCTAACTGTGACAGAGCTTTGCTGCCACCATGTGGCAGAGATGGTCATGCCTTCAGGAGATTTCTGCAAAATAGAAATGAATAAGTAGTCATCTATTCAACCATTTAATAACATCATACATACGTAAAAATGTATACAAATACAAACATATACATCAAAGTATTAAGGAAAAACAACATTCCTTCAATAATAAACTATACAAGTTTAAACCAcagataatagtcaccttgttaaatattagccaatttttttacaaaaacaagcATGTACAAAAAGTGGCTTTGAACGAAAAGACAGACCATTTATATATTCAGCTTGAACAATAACATGTGTGTATCATACAAATTATTCTGATCTTATCCAGTATTCTCTATTAACAGTCTACCCCCCTTTCAACATTCTCATTAGTAACTGTATTGCTCATACAAAAACAGTGCTGAAATGTGTCCACAGAACCCATCATTTTCTGAGTCACAAAAGATTATTGAAATCAAACTTTTTGATTTGAATTCAGTCCTGGAGATGTACCTTGTTAAAACTGAGTACATGCTCAGCGTTCAAATTCTTAAATCCTGCCTTAAACTTTCCCTTAAACTAAGTGTCAAGCTGTTTGAAAACATGATTGAATTACCTTGATGATAAGGGGCTTCTAATGTTTGTATTTTATTTGCTTCTAAGGATGTCAATCATGTTATCTTAAAGCCAAAGTCAAATTTCCAGATTATGTGGTCAATAACGTTTTTCTCATTATAATATAAGACCCTATACCTCAGCATCAGAATAGGACTTCTCCTTGCTACGGCTTGTGAGTCCAGAGTTTGTGTAGGTGTGGTTGGACTTTGACACTTCCTCGGTGAAGGCACTCTCCAGAACCGTCAGAATGGACTTGCGCAGCTTCTCCTTGAAGTCCTGGCCCATGAACACGTACAGCAGGGGGTTCAGACAGCTGTTGAGGAAGGCCAGGCTGGTGGCTATGGGGACCCCGATGGTGGTGACGTGGTCTAACGTGTAGCTGAACTCAGCGGCCGCGTTGTTCACCATCTCTATCAGGGCCATGATGTGGTAGGGGGCCCAGCACAGGAAGAAAGCTGTGATGACTGCGGCGATGATCTTGAATGGCCGCCCGGAGTGGCTGGCCAGGTTGCGGTTCCTCTTGAGCCGGTGGATGATGATGGTGTAGCAAGTGACGATGATGGCGAAGGGCACCACGAAGCCCAGCAGGAAGCGGGTTACGATCATGGCCTGATGGCGGAACACTCGCAGCTCTGCCACCTCCTTTGTGTCATAGTCATCGGAGAAAGCAAAGTTGTTGAAGCAGTTGAGGATTTCTTCGTTCTTGTAGGACGCCCCGGTGTCCCGGAAGACAAAGTAGGGGGAGCTGAGGACCAGGGCCCACAGCCAGACACCCAGACTGATACAGGATGCCTTGCGTATGTTCCGATGGTTCTGGGCCCAGACAGGGCGCACAACGGACACACACCTGTCCATGCTGATGACCACCAGGATGTAGACGCTGGCGAACATGTTGAGGAAGCTGATCGTGGAGTTGAGCTTGCACATGAACTTGCCGAAGGGCCAGTGAAAGTCCATGGCCGTGTAGGTCACGCTCAGAGGCAGGAACGCTGTGAAAAGGAGGTCGGCCACAGCCAGGTTGAGGAACCACACCGTGTTGACCGTTTTCTTCATCTTAAATCCCGTCACCCAGATGACAAGACCATTTCCCAGAACCCCCAGCACGAAGGCCAGGCAGTAAACGATGAGGGACATGAAGTTGAGGGACTTCCGTAGCTCTGCGTGCTCGTCAGAGTAGTCCTCATAGTCATCTGTCGAGTTGCCTGGCGATGAGTCGTTGTGAGACAGCTCTGTCCAGATCTCAGGATACAAAGGAGTTGTGGTTAAGGCCATCATTGTGTTTGAGAACCTGAGAgggtaaagatttttttttttttttttcagagaaGATGACAGTTTGATAATATGCAGTAAATGAATTATGTGCAAAGTTGTCTAATCTGCATAAACCATTTAATATTTTCATATTTAGTATGTTGTTCTATTCTTAGGATAAATGACCTTCACCACTCTTCAGGCAAGCTGCCTTGCTGTTCTTATTTACATCCCCTAGAGTTCACTGACACACTTCAAATGTGCTGAGAATCATGGATTTAGCAACAAATGTGTTAATTAAGGTATATCTCCTTAACTTGCCCTCACAAGCCACAAAGATAGAACATTTTGGAAATCCCAAGATCATTATAAAACTGGAGAATGTGCACTCTATAATTCGTTTTTTGGGGGGAGTAATTAAGGAAAAGGATTTGTTCAGAGTTGCCTATCTTGTATACTATGGAATATAACTATGGAATGAGGAAGGAAGGTTTTTCATATAGAATGAAAAAGAAAATGTAATTCAGTTGATATTTCTCATCTAGTTGGATAATGAGTAATATGCCTATAAAATGCACTGCTTAAGTTACCTATTTATCATGTACGAGTAATTTATTGATTTAGTATTGCTTATTAAAATTTGTTAGGAATTATGGATTCATTCAGTTATTTTTATTACAAATTATTAATGAGTTAGTGTTACCCTCAACTGGTATATCATGACCGTAAGACATAAGCTACACATACAAATGATATGAATGTAACTGTTGCTCGGGTTGGCTATTTATTTGCAAAGTTTTTAAAACGGAGGGTACAGAATTTCTATTGTTTTATTCGTTCATCAACTGTTGACGTAGAAGCCTACAAATACCAATGTAATATGATTACTCCAATGAATGATGAAAAATGTTATAGACATACCTTGAATAACGTGTATATTCCAATCAGAACAGGCGAACGGAGTTGTCTCTTCAGCTTGAAGGACGTTGTCTGGAACGAAACCGGTACGAATACACTGATGTAGTCTGGAGCGCAGACTGTGTAGTATCTTGAAGTGTGACGTCAGTTCTTCATATGTTCAGCTGGAAGACACAGTTGTAACAAGCACTTCACATGAGATGCTTTTCATTGGAAAATATCCACATTCTGTGCAAGAAACACACAATTCAACACGtaacaaatatacatttttaagCAATGTTTGTTGGCTAAGTGTTTGTGTGTAGTACAACGCATTGCTTACCCACAATGACACAATTAATTGAAATGTTATGACACAGGCATCAAGCTATATAGCCTAACTACACAGTTCTCAAAATTAGAATAATTCTGAATCAATGGAATTGCTACCGAGCAGCGACAGTGGTGTCCACGTTTAAAAACCGTGCGTATCATTTTCTCATTATGGAGAAGACTAGTGACTCTATACGACAGTCATCACCGCCACAACTTGTATGACATTCATGATGACTCGTCAACGTTGATAGATGCCGCGTTCACATGCTATTCGGAACCAGAGAACTGGGGAAAGTCTGATTCGTTGAACACTGCACGTGTATAACTACAACTGTATAGCAAGTCGTACGTTTCAAAGTGTCCTAGTTCCGAATAGCACATGAACGCAGCGCAAAAGCAAGGGACATCTGTTTTTCCCTGTGGTGGAGGAGAGGTAGCAAAATGTGATTTGGAATCTGTAACCAGAGGAAGTTCTGCCATTTCCTTTGAGGGTAGAAATGGTCTTTATATAGCTAAGTGACTATGCTGCAATATTTCCTCATTAACTACAATCTATCCACTTATTATGGTTGAAAGCCTAATCAGTGTTTGTATGGGTACGTTGAAACTTGAATAGCCTATTGGGAGTATCCATAGATTTGTTGGTGATTTTAAGCATAGTTTGTAGAGATGTTTTAGGTTGCAATTAGTCCTATCAACAATAtatactgagtataccaaacattaggaacaccttcctaatattgagttgcataaattgtcggggcatggacactacaaggtgttgaaagcgttccacagggatgctggcccatgttgactccaatgcttcccacagttgtcaaggtggctggatgtcctttgggtggtagaccattcttgatacacaggaaactgttgaatgtgaaaacccagtagcgttgtagttcttgacacaaaccagtgcgcctacCATTCCccattcaaaagcacttaaatatcttgtcttgcccattcatcctctgaatggcacacatacacagtccatgtctcaattgtctcaaggcttaaaatacgtttttgtttttgtttttacctgtctccttcccttcatctacactgattgaagtggatttaacaagtggcatcaataagggatcatagcttttacctgaattcacctggtcagtctatgtcatggaaagagcaggtgttcttaatgttttgtacactcagtgtagctcTATGTGAGTGAATTAGCCTATGTTCTGTTGCTGCCTGGCCAGGTGTCCAGGAATAATGTCATGTATCTTGATGCATAAGCCTGTTACCATTTATGTGGTTTTGTATGGCAATGACAACAGTATTTACAATAGATGGCTAAAGCCCTACAGACCTTGAGCCAGACTACCTATAAAGGCCACCAACTTCTAAACCCATCCCTGAAAAAGGGTGGCTGTGGCCTGCATGACTGTAATGGGTTTCGCTCTTTGTGGGGTGAGCTCATGTTTGCTTGAGGTTCAGTGTAATAACTCTGTGTTGACTGTTTGAATCAACATCTGGACATATACATGTGTTTATGTCCCTCTCTGCACTGCCGAGCATGTGACAAGCAACTCACAGCATCTGTCAGTAATTTGGTGTGCCCACCACAGCTCTCTCAAATGGCAGGTTACTCCCTCCATTGCTGTGTCCACTGAGTTGAGCTGGACATTATGAGCATAATGTTGCTTCTGCATTTTAGAAATAAAACCATAAGCTCTGGTGACACAGACAGCCTGTTGTCTGGATCCATCACAACATGGCCATACTTTATGTAGTCTTTGTTTTTAATGTGTATATTTGCTAAATATATAGTGCTACATTCAGGCACAATTACCAAGAAACTCTAGTTTCAAGTTGACCCCAGTCTCAGCATTTACTCAGTAACTGTCAAGGGCCTGTTTAACTGTCAAGGgcctgttttactgttttacatACACATAGAATCTATTGTGTCACATACAATAATACGGATGTGTGATATAAAATATAATGGGACTAAGAGTTTATGCAAACAACACCTCTTTTATCATTACTTGGATTTTGAACATCCAGACTTACGTACGTCATACACAGCTTATTTTATCTCTGTTGCTTGGTGAGATGAGTGAATTACACAAGTGCACTAAAAGCTACATTTGAATATCAAGttacaataaaaatatatatatatttgatgacCTTGTCTGCCCTGTGTGATAAAATCCTCATATCTAGGCTAGCTGCGAATGCGTCATTTTGTCATTCACCTTTTCCTGATTAGTGTGGACTTTGTGGTGTTTTATAACGTTTGCAGAATATTGCTTCCGCTGAACTTTTGACACTTTCTTTAGCAGTTTTTCATAAAGGATGTCTGCTCTTAAATGTACAAAACTGACCTACCAGCAGCCATTCATTGACAGGAACCTTCATGAACTACTACTTCTATGGTCAAATTTGATGTTTTCATTGACCATCACAGCATATTACACTCACTTACATCCTGAAGAAAGATGGTGCCGTATTGGATGGCAGCTGTTTTGCAACCTCCGACCCAACTTAGCTtgtttatttttactttattttcaataaatgtatCCTCTATTACTTCTTACAACCGACAATAACTTTTGAACATCAGATCGTCAGTTACTTACTGTCATGctctgacctgagatatctctgttttctttatatgttggttaggtcagggtgtgactagggtgggtactctagtttttgtattgtctaggatttttgtatgtctagggatgttgtaggtctaggggtttttgtatttcta contains:
- the LOC109907070 gene encoding chemokine-like receptor 1, which translates into the protein MMALTTTPLYPEIWTELSHNDSSPGNSTDDYEDYSDEHAELRKSLNFMSLIVYCLAFVLGVLGNGLVIWVTGFKMKKTVNTVWFLNLAVADLLFTAFLPLSVTYTAMDFHWPFGKFMCKLNSTISFLNMFASVYILVVISMDRCVSVVRPVWAQNHRNIRKASCISLGVWLWALVLSSPYFVFRDTGASYKNEEILNCFNNFAFSDDYDTKEVAELRVFRHQAMIVTRFLLGFVVPFAIIVTCYTIIIHRLKRNRNLASHSGRPFKIIAAVITAFFLCWAPYHIMALIEMVNNAAAEFSYTLDHVTTIGVPIATSLAFLNSCLNPLLYVFMGQDFKEKLRKSILTVLESAFTEEVSKSNHTYTNSGLTSRSKEKSYSDAEV